One segment of Xiphias gladius isolate SHS-SW01 ecotype Sanya breed wild chromosome 1, ASM1685928v1, whole genome shotgun sequence DNA contains the following:
- the LOC120792110 gene encoding neuropilin and tolloid-like protein 2 isoform X2, with the protein MHRAWILFFLIEEGFALAQRTKDSPSEHGGQSPNQNDCGTWVRNINGGVFTSPNYPNTYPPNKECVYILEALPRQRIQLAFDKNYYIEPSFECRFDHIEIRDGPFGFSPLIDRFCGGKNPGLVTSTGRFMWIKFTSDEELEGLGFRIKYTFIADPDFHLHVGGLLNPIPDCQFEIGGWDGIIRSSQVEEEERVKPGDALDCIWTIRAPPQSKIYLRFMEYQMEHSNECKKNFVAVYDGSSAIENLKAKFCSTVANDVMLDNGVGVVRMWADEKSRLSRFRMLFTSFVDQKRSKGLFHQITKTHGTVIGVSSGIVLVLLIISILVQMKQPRKKVVARRPGVFNKAGFQEVFDPPHYELFSLRDKEISSDLADLSEELDSFHKLRRSSTMSRCVHEHHCGSQASVATGGGSMKHSRTTLSSMELSYHNDFSKPPPMKTFNSTASYKKSCYGYKQHSQTHDCDQQVIEDRVTEEIPCEIYGRGGGAGGGATGGGAIGGASGIAGGGIGGSVGITGGVAMAGGMGMAGGVGMAGPSGIAGGIGGGMVGACGTLSVRGNSTRNSTTIVDPQQRSMSMDF; encoded by the exons CGTGGATACTCTTCTTTCTAATAGAAGAGGGTTTCGCTCTGGCACAGAGAACTAAAG ATTCCCCGAGCGAACATGGCGGCCAGAGCCCCAACCAGAATGACTGTGGCACATGGGTCCGTAACATCAATGGCGGGGTGTTTACATCCCCGAACTACCCCAACACCTACCCACCCAACAAGGAGTGTGTTTACATCCTGGAAG CTCTCCCCAGGCAAAGGATTCAGCTGGCTTTTGATAAGAATTACTACATCGAGCCCTCATTCGAGTGCCGCTTCGATCACATCGAAATCCGTGATGGGCCATTTGGGTTCTCGCCACTCATTGATCGCTTctgtgggggaaaaaacccAGGCCTGGTCACGTCGACGGGGCGTTTCATGTGGATCAAGTTCACCAGCGACGAGGAGCTTGAGGGCCTTGGCTTCCGCATCAAGTACACCTTCATTGCAG ACCCCGATTTCCATCTGCACGTGGGCGGACTGCTAAACCCCATCCCAG ACTGTCAGTTTGAAATCGGTGGATGGGATGGGATTATCCGCTCCAGTCAggtggaagaggaagaaagagtgaAGCCTGGTGATGCTCTGGACTGTATCTGGACCATCAGGGCTCCTCCTCAGTCCAAG ATCTACCTGCGCTTCATGGAGTACCAGATGGAACACTCTAATGAGTGCAAGAAGAACTTTGTGGCTGTGTACGATGGCAGCAGTGCCATCGAAAACCTCAAGGCCAAGTTCTGTAGCACCGTGGCCAATGATGTGATGCTGGATAACGGTGTGGGAGTTGTGCGAATGTGGGCCGATGAGAAGAGCCGTCTCAGTCGGTTCCGCATGCTCTTCACTTCCTTTGTTGACC AGAAGCGTTCTAAGGGACTTTTCCATCAGATCACTAAGACCCATGGTACTGTCATTGGTGTCTCATCAGGCATAGTCCTGGTTCTTCTTATCATCTCCATCCTGGTCCAAATGAAGCAGCCAAGAAAAAAG gTCGTAGCTCGCCGGCCCGGTGTTTTCAACAAGGCCGGATTCCAAGAGGTATTTGATCCACCCCACTACGAGCTCTTCTCTCTCCGTGACAAGGAGATATCCTCAGACCTAGCTGACCTGTCTGAGGAGCTGGACAGCTTCCACAAGCTGCGGCGCTCCTCCACCATGTCCCGCTGTGTCCACGAGCACCACTGCGGCTCGCAAGCCTCAGTGGCTACTGGTGGCGGCAGTATGAAGCACAGCCGCACCACCCTGAGCTCTATGGAGCTGTCCTACCACAACGACTTCTCCAAGCCACCCCCCATGAAGACTTTCAACTCCACTGCCAGCTACAAGAAGAGTTGCTACGGCTACAAGCAGCACTCACAGACTCACGACTGCGACCAGCAGGTCATTGAGGACCGCGTCACAGAGGAGATCCCATGTGAGATCTATGGCCGtggtggaggagcaggaggaggagcaacaGGTGGAGGAGCAATAGGAGGAGCATCAGGGATAGCTGGAGGAGGGATTGGAGGGTCTGTGGGGATAACAGGAGGGGTGGCAATGGCTGGAGGGATGGGTATGGCGGGAGGAGTGGGCATGGCAGGGCCTAGTGGCATTGCTGGAGGTATTGGTGGTGGGATGGTGGGAGCCTGCGGAACCCTCAGTGTCCGTGGCAACAGCACCCGTAACAGTACCACCATCGTTGATCCACAACAGCGCTCCATGTCCATGGACTTCTAG
- the LOC120792110 gene encoding neuropilin and tolloid-like protein 2 isoform X1, with amino-acid sequence MHRAWILFFLIEEGFALAQRTKDSPSEHGGQSPNQNDCGTWVRNINGGVFTSPNYPNTYPPNKECVYILEALPRQRIQLAFDKNYYIEPSFECRFDHIEIRDGPFGFSPLIDRFCGGKNPGLVTSTGRFMWIKFTSDEELEGLGFRIKYTFIADPDFHLHVGGLLNPIPDCQFEIGGWDGIIRSSQVEEEERVKPGDALDCIWTIRAPPQSKIYLRFMEYQMEHSNECKKNFVAVYDGSSAIENLKAKFCSTVANDVMLDNGVGVVRMWADEKSRLSRFRMLFTSFVDPPCSANTFFCHSNMCINNSLVCNGVQNCVYPWDENHCKEKRSKGLFHQITKTHGTVIGVSSGIVLVLLIISILVQMKQPRKKVVARRPGVFNKAGFQEVFDPPHYELFSLRDKEISSDLADLSEELDSFHKLRRSSTMSRCVHEHHCGSQASVATGGGSMKHSRTTLSSMELSYHNDFSKPPPMKTFNSTASYKKSCYGYKQHSQTHDCDQQVIEDRVTEEIPCEIYGRGGGAGGGATGGGAIGGASGIAGGGIGGSVGITGGVAMAGGMGMAGGVGMAGPSGIAGGIGGGMVGACGTLSVRGNSTRNSTTIVDPQQRSMSMDF; translated from the exons CGTGGATACTCTTCTTTCTAATAGAAGAGGGTTTCGCTCTGGCACAGAGAACTAAAG ATTCCCCGAGCGAACATGGCGGCCAGAGCCCCAACCAGAATGACTGTGGCACATGGGTCCGTAACATCAATGGCGGGGTGTTTACATCCCCGAACTACCCCAACACCTACCCACCCAACAAGGAGTGTGTTTACATCCTGGAAG CTCTCCCCAGGCAAAGGATTCAGCTGGCTTTTGATAAGAATTACTACATCGAGCCCTCATTCGAGTGCCGCTTCGATCACATCGAAATCCGTGATGGGCCATTTGGGTTCTCGCCACTCATTGATCGCTTctgtgggggaaaaaacccAGGCCTGGTCACGTCGACGGGGCGTTTCATGTGGATCAAGTTCACCAGCGACGAGGAGCTTGAGGGCCTTGGCTTCCGCATCAAGTACACCTTCATTGCAG ACCCCGATTTCCATCTGCACGTGGGCGGACTGCTAAACCCCATCCCAG ACTGTCAGTTTGAAATCGGTGGATGGGATGGGATTATCCGCTCCAGTCAggtggaagaggaagaaagagtgaAGCCTGGTGATGCTCTGGACTGTATCTGGACCATCAGGGCTCCTCCTCAGTCCAAG ATCTACCTGCGCTTCATGGAGTACCAGATGGAACACTCTAATGAGTGCAAGAAGAACTTTGTGGCTGTGTACGATGGCAGCAGTGCCATCGAAAACCTCAAGGCCAAGTTCTGTAGCACCGTGGCCAATGATGTGATGCTGGATAACGGTGTGGGAGTTGTGCGAATGTGGGCCGATGAGAAGAGCCGTCTCAGTCGGTTCCGCATGCTCTTCACTTCCTTTGTTGACC CCCCCTGTTCAGCCAATACATTCTTCTGCCACAGCAACATGTGTATTAACAACTCGCTGGTGTGCAATGGGGTTCAGAACTGTGTCTACCCATGGGATGAAAACCACTGCAAAG AGAAGCGTTCTAAGGGACTTTTCCATCAGATCACTAAGACCCATGGTACTGTCATTGGTGTCTCATCAGGCATAGTCCTGGTTCTTCTTATCATCTCCATCCTGGTCCAAATGAAGCAGCCAAGAAAAAAG gTCGTAGCTCGCCGGCCCGGTGTTTTCAACAAGGCCGGATTCCAAGAGGTATTTGATCCACCCCACTACGAGCTCTTCTCTCTCCGTGACAAGGAGATATCCTCAGACCTAGCTGACCTGTCTGAGGAGCTGGACAGCTTCCACAAGCTGCGGCGCTCCTCCACCATGTCCCGCTGTGTCCACGAGCACCACTGCGGCTCGCAAGCCTCAGTGGCTACTGGTGGCGGCAGTATGAAGCACAGCCGCACCACCCTGAGCTCTATGGAGCTGTCCTACCACAACGACTTCTCCAAGCCACCCCCCATGAAGACTTTCAACTCCACTGCCAGCTACAAGAAGAGTTGCTACGGCTACAAGCAGCACTCACAGACTCACGACTGCGACCAGCAGGTCATTGAGGACCGCGTCACAGAGGAGATCCCATGTGAGATCTATGGCCGtggtggaggagcaggaggaggagcaacaGGTGGAGGAGCAATAGGAGGAGCATCAGGGATAGCTGGAGGAGGGATTGGAGGGTCTGTGGGGATAACAGGAGGGGTGGCAATGGCTGGAGGGATGGGTATGGCGGGAGGAGTGGGCATGGCAGGGCCTAGTGGCATTGCTGGAGGTATTGGTGGTGGGATGGTGGGAGCCTGCGGAACCCTCAGTGTCCGTGGCAACAGCACCCGTAACAGTACCACCATCGTTGATCCACAACAGCGCTCCATGTCCATGGACTTCTAG